One Porphyromonas pogonae genomic region harbors:
- the rpmB gene encoding 50S ribosomal protein L28 yields the protein MSKICQITGKKAMVGNNVSHSKKRTKRTFDVNLFIKKFYWPEQDCWIQLKVSAAGLRLINKIGLDAAIKRAAEKGYLNA from the coding sequence ATGTCTAAAATTTGTCAGATTACAGGTAAGAAGGCAATGGTCGGCAATAACGTTTCGCACTCAAAGAAAAGAACGAAGCGCACATTCGACGTAAACCTGTTCATAAAGAAATTTTATTGGCCGGAACAAGACTGCTGGATACAACTGAAAGTGTCTGCAGCCGGACTACGACTTATTAATAAGATCGGCCTTGACGCTGCCATCAAGCGTGCTGCCGAAAAAGGTTATTTAAACGCATAA
- the rpmG gene encoding 50S ribosomal protein L33, giving the protein MAKKAKGNRVQVILECTEHKESGMPGTSRYITTKNRKNTTERLELKKFNPILKRMTVHKEIK; this is encoded by the coding sequence ATGGCAAAGAAAGCAAAAGGTAACAGAGTACAAGTGATTCTTGAGTGTACCGAACACAAAGAGAGCGGCATGCCGGGTACATCACGCTACATCACTACAAAGAATAGAAAGAATACTACAGAGCGTTTGGAACTGAAGAAATTCAACCCGATCCTTAAGCGCATGACTGTACATAAAGAAATCAAGTAA
- a CDS encoding DUF4295 domain-containing protein, translated as MAKKAVASFKKADGRTYSKVIKMVKSPKTGAYTFQEEMVPNEAVKEYFK; from the coding sequence ATGGCAAAGAAAGCGGTTGCTTCGTTTAAAAAAGCTGACGGACGTACCTATTCTAAGGTTATCAAAATGGTAAAGTCTCCTAAAACGGGAGCTTACACGTTCCAAGAAGAAATGGTTCCTAACGAAGCTGTTAAGGAATACTTCAAGTAA